A stretch of Chloroflexota bacterium DNA encodes these proteins:
- the aroE gene encoding shikimate dehydrogenase: MNLALLGHPLSHSLSPAMHNAALAHVGLHDWRYEAMPVEPARLAEAVAIIRGDEYAGANVTVPYKEAVIPFLDGLTLVAEAIGAVNTIVKRVGAIHELPLQESPLQLIGHNTDAAGLLADLYTLDVHVSNRPVLILGAGGAARAAVAALAPLGCEIRLAARRREQAQPLITNNQLPITIYDLTINDLQRASRNVALILNCTPLGMSPNVNASPWFESVPFPPGAFVYDLVYNPADTLLTRQARDAGLRATTGLGMLVEQGALAFEQWTGKPAPRQLMRQAAEQKLRIA, translated from the coding sequence ATGAACCTCGCCCTCCTCGGCCACCCCCTCTCTCACTCCCTCTCTCCCGCCATGCACAACGCGGCGCTGGCTCACGTTGGCCTGCACGATTGGCGCTACGAAGCCATGCCGGTTGAACCGGCGCGGCTGGCTGAGGCCGTTGCCATCATTCGCGGCGATGAGTACGCGGGCGCAAACGTCACCGTGCCGTACAAAGAGGCCGTCATCCCTTTCCTCGACGGCTTGACCCTGGTGGCTGAGGCGATTGGGGCGGTGAATACGATTGTCAAACGGGTAGGGGCAATTCATGAATTGCCCCTACAAGAATCGCCTCTGCAACTGATCGGCCACAACACCGACGCCGCCGGCCTCCTTGCCGATTTGTATACCCTGGATGTCCATGTCTCAAACCGCCCGGTGCTCATTCTGGGCGCGGGCGGGGCAGCCCGGGCGGCAGTGGCGGCGCTGGCTCCCCTCGGTTGCGAGATTCGCCTGGCCGCCCGCCGCCGCGAACAAGCGCAACCTTTAATAACCAATAACCAATTACCAATTACTATTTACGACTTAACCATCAATGACCTCCAACGCGCCTCACGCAACGTCGCCCTCATCCTCAACTGCACGCCGCTCGGCATGTCGCCGAACGTGAACGCCTCGCCCTGGTTTGAGAGCGTGCCATTTCCGCCTGGCGCGTTCGTGTATGATCTCGTCTACAATCCCGCCGACACCCTGCTCACCCGGCAGGCCCGCGATGCCGGGCTTCGCGCAACCACCGGCCTCGGCATGTTGGTCGAGCAAGGCGCGCTGGCGTTTGAGCAGTGGACAGGGAAGCCTG
- the aroA gene encoding 3-phosphoshikimate 1-carboxyvinyltransferase has product MDSLPVSPIRHPLHATVRVPGSKSLTNRALAIAALADGTTTLANALESDDSRYFIESLQRLGFNIRAIHESPSVRAIHESSSVRAIHELPLPSITVNGLGGHIPANRADLFVGNAGTAARFLTAFVTLGHGEFVIDGNERMRQRPIGDLLDALTQLGVNVDSPTGCPPVRVQAGGLPGGVARVAGDTSSQFLSALLMVAPYAQSPVELIVTGDLNSKPYVDMTIAVMADFGIAVERVGYERFRIAPQRYRALGEYTIESDASAASYFFAAPAVCGGFVRVENISTDSRQGDIAFLNVLIQMGCAVSETDNCLLVTGPIEQLQGVEVDMRDIPDTAQTLAAIAPFADSPTTIRGIASARVKETDRVAAMCNELRRLGVTVEEYPDGLKIYPCANIQPASIQTYDDHRMAMAFALVGLRVEGIAIENPGCVSKTFPNYFEVLESLR; this is encoded by the coding sequence ATGGATAGCCTGCCTGTTTCGCCAATTCGCCACCCTCTCCACGCCACCGTTCGCGTGCCCGGCTCCAAGAGCCTCACCAACCGCGCCCTGGCCATTGCCGCCCTCGCCGACGGAACGACGACTCTCGCCAACGCCCTCGAGTCCGACGACTCGCGCTACTTCATCGAGTCGCTCCAACGCCTCGGCTTCAACATAAGGGCAATTCATGAATCGCCGAGCGTAAGGGCAATTCATGAATCGTCCAGCGTAAGGGCAATTCATGAATTGCCCCTACCTTCGATAACCGTAAACGGCCTCGGTGGACATATCCCCGCCAACCGCGCCGACCTCTTCGTCGGCAACGCCGGAACCGCCGCCCGCTTTCTCACCGCGTTCGTCACGCTGGGTCATGGCGAGTTTGTGATTGACGGCAACGAACGAATGCGCCAGCGCCCCATCGGCGATTTGCTTGATGCGCTCACTCAATTAGGCGTGAATGTTGACAGCCCGACAGGTTGTCCGCCGGTTCGGGTTCAGGCTGGCGGCCTCCCAGGCGGGGTGGCGCGGGTGGCGGGCGACACCAGCAGTCAATTCCTCTCGGCCCTGCTCATGGTCGCCCCTTACGCCCAGTCGCCGGTCGAGCTGATCGTCACCGGCGACCTCAACTCCAAGCCTTACGTGGACATGACGATTGCAGTAATGGCCGACTTCGGGATAGCCGTCGAGCGCGTGGGCTACGAACGATTCCGCATTGCCCCTCAACGCTATCGCGCTCTTGGCGAGTATACGATTGAAAGCGACGCCTCCGCCGCCTCATACTTCTTCGCCGCGCCTGCGGTGTGCGGCGGATTTGTGCGAGTCGAAAACATTTCAACCGACTCCAGGCAGGGCGATATTGCTTTTCTCAATGTGCTGATTCAGATGGGATGCGCCGTCTCGGAAACTGATAACTGCTTACTGGTCACTGGCCCCATTGAACAATTGCAAGGCGTTGAGGTGGACATGCGCGACATCCCCGACACGGCCCAGACCCTGGCCGCCATTGCCCCCTTTGCCGACTCGCCCACCACCATTCGCGGCATCGCCTCGGCTCGTGTGAAGGAGACCGACCGTGTGGCCGCCATGTGCAACGAACTGCGCCGCCTCGGTGTGACGGTTGAAGAATATCCCGACGGCCTCAAGATTTACCCTTGCGCGAACATTCAACCGGCAAGCATTCAAACTTACGACGATCATCGGATGGCAATGGCCTTTGCCCTCGTCGGCCTTCGCGTCGAAGGAATCGCCATTGAGAATCCGGGCTGTGTGTCAAAGACGTTTCCGAATTATTTTGAGGTGTTGGAATCACTGAGATGA
- a CDS encoding prephenate dehydrogenase/arogenate dehydrogenase family protein: protein MTIVGLGLMGGSLALALRGQCREIIGAEADPAARAFALQHGFVHRTTDFDSALAASDLLILATPVRTILSQLAGISNLQPPTSNLQPPISILDLGSTKSQIVAAMQKLPPNFDPIGGHPMCGKEVSGIEHANADLYHGKTFILTPLERTSPNALALARELVTTISSIPLVLDAETHDAFAAAISHLPYAVSIALMQTALASGGEALWQMAASGFRDATRLAASDLTMMTDILLTNRVAVLDSLARFRSELDSLAVAIESGDAAILRAALESAQRQRSEMFK from the coding sequence GTGACCATTGTTGGCCTGGGACTGATGGGCGGATCGCTGGCGCTGGCGTTGCGCGGGCAGTGCCGCGAGATCATCGGCGCGGAGGCCGACCCTGCCGCGCGAGCCTTTGCTCTGCAACATGGCTTTGTTCACCGCACCACCGACTTTGATTCTGCTCTTGCCGCCTCCGACCTCCTCATCCTTGCCACTCCCGTCCGCACCATCCTCTCCCAACTCGCTGGAATCTCCAATCTCCAACCTCCAACCTCTAATCTCCAACCTCCAATCTCTATTCTCGATCTCGGCTCCACCAAATCGCAAATCGTCGCCGCCATGCAAAAACTTCCGCCAAACTTCGATCCGATTGGCGGCCACCCGATGTGTGGCAAAGAGGTGAGCGGCATCGAACACGCTAACGCCGACCTCTATCACGGCAAAACGTTTATCCTCACGCCCCTCGAGCGCACGTCGCCGAATGCACTGGCGCTGGCTCGCGAACTGGTGACGACCATCAGCTCAATACCGCTGGTGCTGGATGCCGAGACTCACGACGCTTTCGCCGCCGCCATCAGCCATTTGCCATACGCCGTTTCAATTGCCCTCATGCAAACCGCGCTGGCAAGCGGCGGCGAAGCGCTGTGGCAAATGGCCGCCTCCGGGTTTCGCGACGCTACCCGCCTTGCCGCCAGCGATCTGACGATGATGACCGATATTCTCCTCACCAACCGTGTCGCCGTCTTAGACTCACTCGCCCGTTTTCGATCTGAACTCGACTCTCTTGCCGTTGCCATCGAGTCCGGCGATGCCGCCATTCTTCGCGCCGCCCTCGAGTCCGCTCAACGCCAGAGGAGTGAAATGTTCAAGTAG